The genome window TGTGCCCCCGCTCAACACCTCCATGATTCCCAGCGGGTTCAGCGTGGTGCTGATGGCAGTACCGCTGACATTCAGCAGATCAGCTTGACTGCCCCCTGCAGAGTTACCGATCGTCAGGCCGCTTGAAGTCGTTCCAAAAGAAATATTGGTAGTGGTCATTAATTATTACATTCAATCTTGCTGTCGTTCAAGGAACGTCCAAGCCTGCCAAACGGTCAAACGCTACGGATTTTTTGCCTAATAAACTTTTTTACGCAATCTTTTTGTTTTTTAATCGTTTTGATTAATTGTTTCAATATCAACATTATGCTGATTTATAAAACAGACAAAAAAAGAGAGCTGACATTGATCAGCTCTCTTTCCTTGTAATACAGCCTGTTCAGTCAGACGCTCATCCGAACTGGCTGCGACTGAGTGCGGAAACGCCGACCAGCGTGATCTGCGTGTTATCGGTCAATGTGAAGTGCATGTTGCCGGACCCGTCCACGCTCTGCGTTGCATAGGACGCATCCGCCTGTGCACCAGAGAACCCGTTCAGGATCAGACGATCAACACCCGCCGTGAAACCGGTGATCGTGTCAGAGCCTCCGGCCTGACCATTGGCAAACGCAAACGCATCCACCACAGAAGCATTCGTGCTGCCGATCATCAGGGCATTGCCAGTCCCCGCGAACATCTCCGTGCCGTTGCCGGCGGCTCCGGTCAGCGTCGCGTTCCCGGCACCGGCCACCAGAACGTTGCCTTTGCCTGTCGAGCTCAGAACATCGCCATTGCCGCCACCCAGAACCGTGCTGTCACCTGCGGCAATGATCATGTTCAAACCAGCACTGCCGCCCACGTACAGACCGTTACTGCCGGAGCTGACAGACACGCTGCCTGTGCCGCCAATAATCGTGTCGGAAGCACCATGCCCCGTATAATCCAGCGCAGCACCGCTCTGACCAAACGCCAACAGACCGGGACCAGAGGTCGAACCAAACAGGTTTACCGTGCCACCATTGCCGGCAACGACCAGGTCCCTGCCACCATTGGCCGTATAGTCAACAGTGCCACCCGTGCCAAAGACCGTCGTCCCACCATCACCACCGACAACCGTGCTCGCACCCGTGCTCTGGATGAAGGTCGTAACATTGTTATTGCTGATCGTGGCATAAGTCGCTCCGCCAGCACCCACAATCGTGTTGGCGCTCGCCATGACCGACACCGTATCCGCGCCTTTGCTCCAAGCCACGTTGCCAGCAGCAGAAAGATTGACCTGACTGCCAGCACTGCCTGTCACAATCGTATCCCTGCCAGCCGCCGCATTGATCGTATCACGGCCCTGACCACCCCGGATCGTGGCCGCACCATCACCGTCATTGAACAGCGTAGCCCCGCTGCCGCCAATCAGGATATCGCCACTGCCCCTTGCCTGCAGCACACCGCCTCCGGAGCCGCTTTGAAGCGTATCAGCACCCGTGCCACCAATGATCGTGTCAGCCTGCGCGCCACCTGCCAGATACTGGTTCAGCGTCGTGCTCAGTTGCAGCACAAGCGGTGCAGCCTCGTTTGACAGCACCAGCTTCACCATTGTCGGAGAGGTACCACTGCCTGTCGGCTGGAATACAAGGTTCTGCAATGCCGTTGATACTTCGGCGGACGTGCCCGTCACGCTGTAGGTCTTGCCATCCGTGCTGACTTCACCAGAACCAAGATTTGCATAGCTTCCCGCATATGCAGCATCAAAGCCGAAATCAGCCGTCACACTGGAGGCCGTGCCACCAAGAGACATGCTCTGTGCTGGCAGAATGCCTCCCGCTGCATACAGCACAGTGGAACCATTCGAACCCTGCCGCGCAAGGAATACACGATTGCCAGGCCCGTCACTCGCAAAGTTCAGACTGTAGCTGCCATTCCCCGTCACAACGCTGGTAGTGCTGCCGGATTGTGTCACATAGGTCTGGCTGTCATAGCCGAGACCGGTCAGATCAATCTCATCGTCGCTCTGGAAACCGCTGATCACAGCACCAGAGACGACCGCGCTGTTGTCTCCGATGACGAGCGTCCCACTGCCAACACCCGAGAAAGTCAACGAGCCACTGAGCACACCACCGCTATTGACAGTGACCGTCCCGCTACCGGCAATCACGTCATTCAACGCAACGCCGCCGGCAAAGATCTGCTGGCCACCACCAGAGGTCACAACAGTCCCGCTCGCAACACCACCGGACTGGATGCTTTGCAACGCACCGCTACCGGTTACCTGCGCACTATACGCAACCCCGGACAATGTCTGAAGTGTGCCCAGAAGCCGGGTGCCACTCGCGATACCGCCCGCATCCACGAACTGGCTGCCGGAGCTGACAACCGTGCCACTCGCGACACCGCCCGAATAGATATTTTCCATCCCGCCCGACAGCACCGTGCCGGATGCAATGCCTCCACTGCTGATCAATGCATTGCCGCCGATCAGCACAGTGTCGCTGGCCGTGCCGCCGCTCAGATACAGATCACCATTGGTGGTTATGCGGGTGCCTGATACCGATCCACCAGACTGCACCACCGTCCTGCCATTGTTCAGCAGCGTGCCAATCGCAGAACCACCCGAAGAAACAATCAGGTCGCTGGCCTGATTCTCGATATCAACACCTGATACGCTGGCGCCGGAAGAAACAGTGAAGTTCCCACCTGACAAAACAGCAGACTGCGCCACGCCGCCACTGAGAAGGGATACATTACCGCCAAGACGGATGACTGTGCCGAGTGCACTCCCTCCCGCACTGATAATCTGGCTGCCGCCGCTGTTCACACTCGCCGACAGGACAGAACCGCCTGACGAAACATTTTGCCAGCCCCCAGAACTGATCTGCGTGCCACTCGCTACACCACCAGACGAAACATTCTGACGTGAAGCGCTGCCAACTGTCGTCGAAACAGCAGAGCCACCGGATAAAACGGTCTCAGCGGAAGAACCGGTGAGCTGCGTATTGCTGGTCGTGCCGAACACATCCATCGTGGCAGAGCCAGTTGAGCCATTCAACGTCACGCCACTGGACGTAACGCCCGCAGAAACAACGATATCAGCCATTGCCACCCCTTAAATCCGGACAGAATAATGTAGGGAACCTTACATACATTACGGTTTGTTAATCAATGGGATTTCGTTCTTTTATGAGCGATATACATCCATATTAACAAAATTGTCTTAATTTTGGTATTATTTAATAAGTTTCATTTGAAATAAAAAGGAAGGGGAAGCCGGATTATCTCCAACTCCCCCTTCCTTTTATCTCGACAGCCTGTTCAGTCAGACACTCATCCGAACTGGCTCCGGCTGAGCTCAGTCACGCCGACCAGCGTGATCTGGGTGTTCCGTCAACGTAAAGTGCATGTTGGCGGCCCCGTCCACGTTCTTCGTCGCGTAGGACGCATCAACCTGTTCACCGGGGAAACCATTCAGGACCAGATGATCCGTACCAGCCCTGAAACCACTGATCATACCAGAGCCTCCAGCCTGACCATTGGCAAAAGCAAAGATATCAACTGCCTCTCCAATCGCGCTGCCGATCCTCAGATCATTGCCAGTGACCGCCAGACGATAAAATCTGCGACCCTCCCAGGCTGAAAACCGTCGAAACAGCACTTCCTGCAACGGACTGATTACCGCCCGAAAAAGGAGCAGAACTGGCACTACCCCTTGATTCGATATTATGGCTACCACCAGCAATAACGGCTCCGATATCCGAACCGTCTGCAGAGATTACCTGCACACCTCCCACATAATCGGAAGAGTAGACTACGGTGTTGGAGGCACCCCATCAGATCCAAGAAGGGTGGTGTCTACATAACCATAAACGTTTAATTGATCGCAGGTGCTCCCTGAGGAAATAGTTAATCCTCTTAAAAATACACCGAGAAAAACTAGTCTAGTTATAATATATTTCGCTTACAAAATATTCCAATTTGATTTTTAAGAAAATAAATTAGCACAACATGTGACAACCTTATCTCATCCGATTACAGGAAAAAGGACTGATTATAATAACCCACACTGTAAGGAAATATTTCCATTTCCCAAATCAATGAAATCAATCCGAATTAAAAACAAAAACGCCGCAGCCTAAAGGACTGCAGCGCTTTCAGATCAGGGCTCCGGCTCCGTTTACATCACGCGTACCGGCTTCCCACGCACAGGCGCCCCATCCGCGCGATAATATGGTGCGTCGGAAGGCGGCAAAGGCGCACGGCCGCGAATACGGTCGGCGATTTTTTCCGCCATCATAATGGTCGGTGCATTCAGGTTGCCGGTGGTAATCAGGGGCATGATCGAGGCATCGACCACTCGCAGTCCCTCCAGCCCGTGCACGCGACCCTCCGCATCCACCACCGCCGCATCATCCTTACCCATCGCGCAGGAGCAGGACGGATGATACGCCGTCTCCGCATGGGTGCGCACAAAGGCGTCCAGATCGGCATCGCTCGTCAACTCCGCGCCCGGGCTGAGCTCGCGACCACGATATTGATCCAGCGCAGGCTGGGCCATAATCTCCCGCGTGATGCGGATCGCAGCGCGGAATTCCCGCCAGTCCTGCTCATGGGACATGTAGTTGAACAGGATGCTCGGATAGACTTCCGGATCACGCGATACGATCTGCACCCGGCCGCGGCTGGGGGAGCGCATCGAACCGACATGGGCCTGAAACCCGTGCATCTGCACTGCATTGGTGCCGTTATAACTGATCGCGACTGGCAGGAAATGATACTGGATATTTGGCCACGCGAAATCATCATGCGAGCGGATGAAGCCGCCTGCCTCGAAATGATTGCTCGCGCCGAGGCCCTTGCCGAGAAACATCCATTCCGCGCCGATCTTCGGCTGATTCCACCACAGCAACGCAGGATAGAGTGAGACCGGTTCCAGACATTCATACTGCATGTACATCTCCAGATGATCCTGAAGATTGCTGCCGACACCTTCCATAATCTGCACCGGTGCAATATCCAGCGCCTTCAGCACGGAAGCTGGACCAACGCCCGAGCGTTGCAAAATCGCCGGAGACGCAATAGCGCCGCCACACAGCAGAACCTCCTGCCTTGCATAAGCGATTTTGCTTTCTCCGCCATGAAGAAACGCAACCCCGATGGCGCGCTTGCCCGCAAACAGGATGCGGTCGGTCAGCGCATGGGTCAGGATGGTCAGGTTCTTCCGCTTCCGCGCCTGATCCAGATAACCCCGCGCCGTGGAGGCCCTGCGCCCATGTTTCGTGACCGTACGATCCATCGGTCCGAAACCTTCCTGCTGATAGCCGTTCAGGTCATCAGTGCGCGGATAGCCCGCCTGCACGCCGGCCTCCACCATCGCTTCGAACAGCGGGTTTGCCCCGCCGCCCGGCCTGCCGAGCTTCGATGTGGTGACGGATACCGGGCCATCGCCGCCATGATAGTCATTGGGGCCGATATCCCGTGTCTCGGCCTTGCGGAAATAGGGCAGGCAATGGGCGTAGCTCCATTCCTCCAGCCCGTCCCGCTCTGCCCAGCCATCGTAATCCATGGCATTGCCGCGAATATAACACATGCCGTTGATCAGAGAGGAACCACCCAGCCCCTTGCCGCGCCCGCATTCCATGCGGCGGTTGTTCATGAACGGCTCCGGCTCCGTCTCGAATGCCCAGTTATAGCGCCGTCCCTGCAGCGGATAGGCCAGCGCCGCCGGCATCTGGGTGCGGAAATCAAAGCGGTAATCAGGGCCGCCCGCCTC of Granulibacter bethesdensis contains these proteins:
- a CDS encoding adhesin produces the protein MADIVVSAGVTSSGVTLNGSTGSATMDVFGTTSNTQLTGSSAETVLSGGSAVSTTVGSASRQNVSSGGVASGTQISSGGWQNVSSGGSVLSASVNSGGSQIISAGGSALGTVIRLGGNVSLLSGGVAQSAVLSGGNFTVSSGASVSGVDIENQASDLIVSSGGSAIGTLLNNGRTVVQSGGSVSGTRITTNGDLYLSGGTASDTVLIGGNALISSGGIASGTVLSGGMENIYSGGVASGTVVSSGSQFVDAGGIASGTRLLGTLQTLSGVAYSAQVTGSGALQSIQSGGVASGTVVTSGGGQQIFAGGVALNDVIAGSGTVTVNSGGVLSGSLTFSGVGSGTLVIGDNSAVVSGAVISGFQSDDEIDLTGLGYDSQTYVTQSGSTTSVVTGNGSYSLNFASDGPGNRVFLARQGSNGSTVLYAAGGILPAQSMSLGGTASSVTADFGFDAAYAGSYANLGSGEVSTDGKTYSVTGTSAEVSTALQNLVFQPTGSGTSPTMVKLVLSNEAAPLVLQLSTTLNQYLAGGAQADTIIGGTGADTLQSGSGGGVLQARGSGDILIGGSGATLFNDGDGAATIRGGQGRDTINAAAGRDTIVTGSAGSQVNLSAAGNVAWSKGADTVSVMASANTIVGAGGATYATISNNNVTTFIQSTGASTVVGGDGGTTVFGTGGTVDYTANGGRDLVVAGNGGTVNLFGSTSGPGLLAFGQSGAALDYTGHGASDTIIGGTGSVSVSSGSNGLYVGGSAGLNMIIAAGDSTVLGGGNGDVLSSTGKGNVLVAGAGNATLTGAAGNGTEMFAGTGNALMIGSTNASVVDAFAFANGQAGGSDTITGFTAGVDRLILNGFSGAQADASYATQSVDGSGNMHFTLTDNTQITLVGVSALSRSQFG
- the betA gene encoding choline dehydrogenase, yielding MSHLQEYDYIVIGAGSAGNVLATRLTEDAGTRVLLLEAGGPDYRFDFRTQMPAALAYPLQGRRYNWAFETEPEPFMNNRRMECGRGKGLGGSSLINGMCYIRGNAMDYDGWAERDGLEEWSYAHCLPYFRKAETRDIGPNDYHGGDGPVSVTTSKLGRPGGGANPLFEAMVEAGVQAGYPRTDDLNGYQQEGFGPMDRTVTKHGRRASTARGYLDQARKRKNLTILTHALTDRILFAGKRAIGVAFLHGGESKIAYARQEVLLCGGAIASPAILQRSGVGPASVLKALDIAPVQIMEGVGSNLQDHLEMYMQYECLEPVSLYPALLWWNQPKIGAEWMFLGKGLGASNHFEAGGFIRSHDDFAWPNIQYHFLPVAISYNGTNAVQMHGFQAHVGSMRSPSRGRVQIVSRDPEVYPSILFNYMSHEQDWREFRAAIRITREIMAQPALDQYRGRELSPGAELTSDADLDAFVRTHAETAYHPSCSCAMGKDDAAVVDAEGRVHGLEGLRVVDASIMPLITTGNLNAPTIMMAEKIADRIRGRAPLPPSDAPYYRADGAPVRGKPVRVM